From Raphanus sativus cultivar WK10039 unplaced genomic scaffold, ASM80110v3 Scaffold2132, whole genome shotgun sequence, one genomic window encodes:
- the LOC108853748 gene encoding uncharacterized protein LOC108853748 — MTGALFRNAASDAARILRLHRTSTANPLGKLDLLPRGDVRRFQPRPYFRTPQFLGRSKETRVSPHSQISGFCSSSSSTTASTASFMKTGFMGWYLSMLKSRPILTKSVTSSLIYIAADLSSQTIPQASSEESYDFVRTARMAGYGLLILGPTLHYWFNLMSRLFPKRDLITTFKKMAMGQTVYGPTMNVIFFSLNAALQGENGTEIVARLKRDLLPTMMNGVMYWPMCDFITFKFFPVHLQPLVSNSFSYLWTIYITYMAGREKPTAIAG, encoded by the exons ATGACCGGGGCATTGTTCAGAAACGCTGCGTCCGACGCCGCTCGGATCTTACGCTTACACCGAACGTCGACGGCGAATCCTCTCGGAAAGCTCGATCTCTTACCGCGAGGAGACGTCCGGCGATTCCAGCCGAGGCCTTATTTTCGCACGCCGCAGTTTCTCGGGAGATCAAAGGAAACAAGAGTCTCTCCTCATTCACAGATCTCCGGTTTctgctcttcctcttcttccacgACAGCCTCTACGGCGTCGTTTATGAAGACGGGTTTCATGGGGTGGTATCTGAGCATGTTGAAATCGCGTCCGATTCTGACTAAATCCGTCACGTCGTCGCTTATCTACATAGCCGCTGATCTGTCCTCACAG ACGATTCCTCAAGCTTCGTCGGAGGAATCTTATGACTTTGTAAGAACAGCGAGGATGGCAGGATATGGTTTATTGATCTTAGGTCCTACGCTTCACTATTGGTTCAATCTCATGTCAAGACTCTTCCCGAAGCGAGATTTGATCACAACGTTTAAGAAAATGGCCATGGGACAGACGGTTTATGGTCCTACCATGAACGTTATTTTCTTCTCACTGAATGCAGCCTTACAAG GTGAAAACGGTACAGAGATAGTTGCTAGACTGAAAAGAGATTTACTACCTACGATGATGAACGGTGTCATGTATTGGCCTATGTGTGATTTCATTACATTCAAGTTCTTCCCAGTTCACTTGCAG CCACTTGTGAGTAACTCGTTTTCGTATCTGTGGACAATCTACATAACTTACATGGCAGGCCGTGAGAAACCAACTGCAATTGCTGGCTGA
- the LOC108853747 gene encoding uncharacterized protein LOC108853747 has translation MGSDQNSSRSDTLEIKSLIYRQIGTQRADIYFHHLGRFFASRITKPEFDKLCLKTIGKQHISLHNRLIHSVIKNASVAKSPPSRYAKKGGSFVRLSDGKQSIRGRKFRDRPSPLGPLGKPQSVTTITTTSATELMSLGSRPPLEVEEGEEVEQVAGSSGRRSPVTAPFGVDLNLRRKAVSCGGLRRESCQSSGELPDTRTLRSRLERRLEVEGVKVSMDSVSLLNSGVDAFMRRLIEPCLSLANARCGGNEQQRRRLSPCVSMSDFRAGMELNPQILGEEWPILLEKICSRGLDE, from the coding sequence ATGGGATCCGATCAAAACTCTTCCCGGTCCGATACACTGGAGATCAAATCCCTCATTTACCGGCAAATCGGGACTCAAAGAGCTGACATTTACTTCCATCACCTCGGGAGATTCTTCGCCTCGAGAATCACCAAGCCAGAGTTCGACAAGCTCTGTCTCAAGACCATCGGGAAGCAGCACATCTCGCTCCACAACCGTCTTATACACTCAGTGATCAAGAACGCTAGCGTTGCTAAGTCTCCTCCTTCGAGGTACGCGAAGAAAGGTGGGAGCTTTGTTAGGTTGAGCGATGGGAAACAGAGCATTCGCGGTAGGAAGTTTAGAGACAGGCCGAGCCCGCTTGGTCCGCTCGGGAAGCCTCAGAGCGTGACTACTATCACCACCACGAGTGCTACTGAGCTGATGTCTTTAGGGAGTAGACCTCCTTTGGAAGTTGAGGAAGGGGAGGAGGTTGAGCAGGTAGCTGGGAGTAGTGGGAGGAGGAGTCCTGTCACTGCTCCGTTTGGTGTTGATTTGAATCTCAGGAGGAAGGCTGTGTCGTGTGGTGGTTTGAGACGTGAGAGTTGTCAGAGCAGCGGTGAGTTGCCGGATACGAGAACGCTGAGGAGCAGGTTGGAGAGGAGGTTGGAGGTGGAAGGGGTTAAGGTGTCTATGGACTCTGTTAGTCTTCTTAATAGTGGGGTTGATGCGTTTATGAGGAGGTTGATTGAGCCTTGTTTGAGTTTGGCTAATGCTCGATGTGGAGGGAATGAACAGCAAAGGAGAAGGCTTTCTCCGTGTGTATCGATGTCTGATTTTCGTGCTGGTATGGAGCTAAATCCACAGATTCTTGGAGAAGAATGGCCTATACTTCTGGAGAAGATATGTTCGCGTGGTTTAGATGAGTAA